In the Megasphaera vaginalis (ex Bordigoni et al. 2020) genome, one interval contains:
- the murA gene encoding UDP-N-acetylglucosamine 1-carboxyvinyltransferase yields MEKLVVHGGKPLHGTVRVSGAKNAVLPIIVASMLGVTKSTLTEIPKLDDVHTVCDVIHSLGVKIENPCKGTLVLDGSNLNNSVAPYDLVRRMRASFLVMGPLLARQRHAKISLPGGCSIGARPIDLHLKAFEAMGAVIDLADGDIEASVPDGLKGAQIYLDFPSVGATENILMAASMAEGRTILENAAEEPEIVDLATYLNSMGANIRGAGTNVIRIEGVKELHGASHSVIPDRIEAGTFMVGAAMTGGNVYVENALSEHLKPLVAKLKEAGATVEEEIEGIRVIGSSDLKPVDIKTLPYPGFPTDMQAQFMALTTICKGTSVVTETVFENRFMHVEEFKRMGAKIRIEGRSAIVEGVPHLQGGRVNATDLRAGAALVMAGLVAEGKTEIGSLYHIDRGYDNFVLKLQRLGADIVRINSDEE; encoded by the coding sequence TTGGAGAAGCTTGTTGTTCATGGTGGTAAGCCGCTGCATGGGACAGTTCGCGTCAGCGGTGCGAAGAATGCTGTGTTGCCCATTATTGTCGCATCCATGTTGGGCGTGACGAAAAGTACATTAACGGAAATTCCCAAGTTGGATGATGTTCATACTGTTTGTGACGTCATCCATTCTTTAGGCGTAAAAATAGAAAATCCCTGTAAAGGAACGCTCGTCTTGGACGGCAGTAATTTGAACAATTCCGTTGCTCCATATGATCTGGTGCGCCGCATGCGCGCGTCTTTCCTGGTTATGGGGCCGTTGCTGGCGCGGCAACGGCACGCCAAAATATCTCTTCCCGGCGGCTGTTCCATCGGCGCCAGGCCGATCGATCTCCACTTAAAGGCTTTCGAAGCGATGGGAGCGGTCATTGATCTGGCCGACGGCGATATAGAAGCATCCGTTCCCGACGGCCTGAAGGGGGCGCAGATATATCTTGATTTTCCCAGTGTCGGCGCGACGGAAAACATCCTGATGGCGGCGTCTATGGCAGAAGGGCGGACCATTCTCGAGAATGCCGCCGAAGAGCCGGAAATCGTCGATTTGGCGACGTATTTGAACAGTATGGGCGCCAATATTCGCGGCGCCGGTACGAATGTGATCCGCATCGAAGGCGTAAAGGAGCTGCACGGCGCTTCTCATTCCGTTATCCCCGACCGCATTGAGGCCGGAACCTTTATGGTCGGTGCGGCCATGACGGGCGGCAACGTTTACGTGGAAAACGCCTTGTCGGAACATTTAAAGCCGTTAGTCGCCAAGTTGAAAGAAGCCGGCGCCACCGTTGAAGAAGAGATTGAAGGGATTCGCGTCATCGGCAGCAGCGATTTAAAGCCTGTCGATATCAAAACATTGCCTTATCCCGGTTTTCCGACGGATATGCAGGCCCAGTTTATGGCGTTGACGACGATTTGCAAAGGAACGAGTGTCGTCACGGAAACGGTTTTTGAAAACCGCTTCATGCATGTTGAAGAATTCAAACGTATGGGCGCCAAGATCCGCATCGAAGGGCGCAGCGCTATTGTCGAGGGCGTGCCCCACCTGCAGGGGGGACGCGTCAATGCGACAGATCTCCGCGCCGGTGCCGCCTTGGTCATGGCCGGACTCGTTGCCGAGGGGAAGACGGAAATCGGCTCACTCTATCATATTGACAGGGGTTATGACAATTTTGTGTTAAAATTGCAAAGGCTAGGTGCAGATATTGTCAGAATCAATAGCGACGAAGAATAA
- a CDS encoding rod shape-determining protein → MSESIATKNKKTIHALSPLRYLSPAYWLGTDVAIDLGTTNIIVYVKKRGVVVNEPSVIAVDTTDYRIVAIGQEAKAMIGRSPRNIRAYHPLQYGVIADYDATEYMLRYYIRKAIGRQLFCKPRMIICVPSGVTNVERRAVIEAAIQAGARKTVVMEEPLAAALGAGLDIAASNGSMVIDMGGGTTDVAVLSLSGIVISESLRIGSHTFDEAIIHYLEKIKHITVGYHTAEELKTLIGTALPDGRNLTADVRGRSTETGLPTTVDIDSQEIRLALQEPIERILRTVVSILEKTPPELAADIADHGIVLTGGGMLLDGFDRLISRTTGMAAYLSDDPLLCVVNGAGKALLELDRLKDSFEDLR, encoded by the coding sequence TTGTCAGAATCAATAGCGACGAAGAATAAGAAAACTATACATGCCTTGTCGCCGTTGCGGTACTTGTCGCCTGCTTACTGGCTGGGAACGGACGTTGCCATCGATTTGGGGACGACAAATATTATCGTCTATGTAAAGAAACGCGGCGTTGTCGTCAATGAACCGTCCGTTATTGCCGTTGACACAACGGACTACCGGATTGTCGCCATCGGTCAGGAAGCCAAGGCGATGATCGGCAGATCGCCGCGCAATATTCGGGCCTATCATCCGCTGCAATACGGCGTCATTGCCGATTATGACGCAACGGAGTATATGCTGCGATATTATATCCGCAAGGCTATTGGCCGACAGCTTTTCTGCAAGCCGCGGATGATCATCTGCGTACCCTCGGGCGTTACTAATGTTGAACGCCGTGCCGTCATTGAAGCGGCTATTCAGGCGGGGGCCAGAAAGACTGTCGTCATGGAAGAGCCCTTGGCGGCGGCTCTCGGCGCCGGCCTTGATATTGCCGCTTCCAACGGCTCCATGGTGATCGATATGGGCGGCGGTACGACAGATGTGGCCGTTCTCAGTCTCAGCGGCATCGTTATCAGCGAGTCGCTGCGTATCGGCAGCCATACCTTTGATGAAGCGATCATCCATTATTTGGAAAAAATAAAGCATATTACAGTCGGCTACCATACGGCGGAAGAATTGAAGACGCTGATCGGCACGGCGTTGCCTGACGGCCGCAATCTGACGGCAGACGTGCGGGGCAGGAGTACGGAAACGGGTCTGCCCACGACTGTCGACATCGATTCACAGGAAATTCGCCTGGCCCTGCAGGAACCGATCGAACGGATTCTGCGGACAGTCGTATCCATTTTGGAAAAAACTCCGCCAGAACTGGCTGCCGACATTGCCGATCACGGCATTGTCCTGACCGGCGGCGGCATGCTCCTGGACGGGTTTGACCGGCTCATTTCCCGAACGACGGGGATGGCGGCATACCTCAGTGACGATCCGCTTTTGTGCGTCGTTAACGGCGCCGGCAAGGCCCTTTTGGAACTGGACCGGCTGAAGGACAGTTTTGAAGATTTACGATAG
- a CDS encoding SpoIVB peptidase S55 domain-containing protein, translated as MMGKRFLSVLAACAAALCLNAFSAPGTAAEEFMNIQDLEPGMTGYAKTVVHGRKIETFPVEILGVMKNSGPSGDLVLARFSGDLMQETGGIAQGMSGSPVYVNGKLVGAVAYGWSFTNSKVGMITPIADMVKLWNVPTKEEIRPFNAREAGLIPIATPLMASGFDGISLEWMKGKLAQYHFVPVSTATAAGDETAWPLEPGSSVAAAFVNGDMKLGAIGTVTYVDSDHIVAFGHPFLKRGSMDYFMHNAYIFTIVNNLQSSFKLGSIGSEVGSVLQDRGAGIAGVCNQLAPGIPEFIRVRDNDTDTESLRHVKLIEDNELTPVLAATTVYNTVNKTIDRNGGGTASLTYTIRSAEGRDKDITRHNMYYSEDNINEKSIDELYTVLDILKHNEFIDYPVLDIDMKVDITQARKSARIIDATAGPVVVSPGDTVYFKVTLHPFRGEDEIKEMTFTVPKDQPKGDMILEIRGGGVVPLPYLIEKQRYNLTDEIIERLRHYKNFADLKKEIETEDANNDLVIEILERNVSMINDNKKTAPKAKIQGKEQGDAAKDMLKPHKQLLGDEKAKEAKARLATPYIVKGDGQLTIKVVGTKERDAILKKNHKLQQGKALISEEEKADGEMQSTTAGIASDEAGDDAGGDNSDARRNARLKTIFDAAE; from the coding sequence ATGATGGGAAAACGGTTTCTTTCCGTATTGGCGGCTTGTGCGGCCGCCCTTTGCCTGAACGCTTTTTCAGCGCCCGGAACGGCAGCTGAAGAGTTCATGAATATACAAGACCTCGAACCGGGGATGACAGGCTATGCCAAGACCGTTGTTCACGGCAGGAAAATTGAGACGTTTCCCGTAGAGATACTCGGTGTTATGAAGAACAGCGGGCCTTCGGGAGACCTGGTTCTGGCAAGGTTTTCCGGCGATTTGATGCAGGAAACCGGCGGGATCGCGCAGGGCATGAGCGGCAGTCCCGTGTACGTGAACGGCAAACTTGTCGGCGCCGTCGCTTACGGCTGGTCATTTACGAATTCAAAAGTCGGCATGATCACGCCGATTGCGGATATGGTGAAATTGTGGAATGTACCGACGAAGGAAGAAATCCGGCCTTTCAATGCGCGAGAAGCAGGACTGATACCGATAGCTACGCCGCTGATGGCTTCCGGGTTTGACGGGATTTCACTGGAGTGGATGAAGGGAAAGTTGGCGCAGTATCATTTCGTCCCCGTTAGTACGGCGACGGCTGCCGGCGATGAAACGGCGTGGCCCCTGGAGCCGGGCAGTTCCGTGGCGGCGGCTTTCGTCAACGGTGACATGAAGCTCGGCGCCATCGGCACCGTAACTTATGTTGACAGTGACCACATCGTCGCGTTCGGACACCCCTTTCTGAAGCGTGGCAGCATGGATTATTTCATGCATAATGCCTATATCTTTACGATCGTCAATAACCTGCAGAGTTCATTTAAATTAGGGTCCATCGGCTCGGAAGTCGGCTCAGTGCTGCAGGACCGCGGCGCCGGAATCGCCGGCGTCTGCAATCAGTTGGCGCCGGGTATCCCCGAATTCATTCGCGTACGGGACAACGACACCGATACGGAAAGTCTGCGGCACGTGAAACTCATTGAAGACAATGAACTGACGCCTGTCCTGGCGGCGACAACCGTATATAACACGGTGAATAAGACGATTGATCGCAACGGCGGCGGCACGGCGTCGCTGACGTATACGATCCGTTCCGCCGAAGGCAGGGACAAGGATATTACGCGTCACAATATGTATTATTCCGAAGATAACATTAATGAGAAAAGCATCGATGAATTATATACCGTGTTGGATATACTGAAACACAATGAATTCATCGACTATCCCGTTCTGGACATAGACATGAAGGTCGATATTACGCAGGCCAGAAAATCGGCGCGTATTATTGACGCGACAGCCGGTCCCGTCGTCGTTAGTCCCGGTGATACGGTTTATTTCAAGGTGACGCTCCACCCTTTCCGCGGTGAAGACGAGATCAAGGAAATGACCTTTACCGTGCCGAAAGACCAGCCGAAGGGGGACATGATTCTGGAAATTCGCGGCGGCGGCGTCGTACCGTTGCCGTACCTGATCGAAAAACAGCGGTATAATCTGACGGACGAGATTATTGAACGGCTTCGCCATTACAAGAATTTTGCTGATTTGAAAAAGGAAATTGAAACGGAAGACGCCAATAACGACTTGGTTATCGAAATCCTCGAAAGAAACGTCAGCATGATCAATGACAATAAGAAGACCGCTCCGAAAGCAAAAATTCAGGGAAAAGAGCAGGGTGATGCAGCGAAAGATATGCTCAAGCCTCATAAACAGTTGCTAGGTGACGAAAAAGCCAAGGAAGCCAAAGCGCGCCTGGCGACGCCGTATATCGTCAAGGGAGACGGGCAGCTGACGATCAAAGTCGTCGGCACGAAGGAACGGGACGCCATACTGAAGAAGAACCACAAACTGCAGCAAGGCAAAGCCCTGATCAGTGAAGAGGAAAAGGCCGACGGAGAAATGCAGTCGACTACTGCCGGTATTGCATCCGATGAAGCCGGCGACGATGCGGGCGGCGATAATTCCGACGCCAGGCGCAATGCCAGGCTGAAGACGATTTTTGACGCGGCTGAATAA
- a CDS encoding MlaE family ABC transporter permease, producing the protein MQVLLEKIGRFTLHVFAQVGVLAMLFVETLRQLPKIRRSLTVAQMAHLGVNSLPIVSLTLLFAGMVMTLQIVDILLRYGAQSTLGGIMSVAMGRELGPILTGVVVAGRVGAAMTAEIGTMKVTEQIDALRCMATNPISYLVVPRFAACVIMVPILTFYGYLIGTGGGYAVAIVSAGLSHFTYINSIELFTKVSDIAFGMIKAMFFGGIISLVACYEGMHARSGAEGVGEATTRSVVTSIIFIFICNYLLSIILY; encoded by the coding sequence GTGCAGGTTTTACTGGAGAAAATAGGACGGTTTACGCTGCATGTTTTCGCGCAAGTAGGCGTTCTCGCCATGCTTTTTGTGGAGACCTTGCGGCAGCTGCCGAAAATCCGGCGCTCGCTGACTGTCGCGCAAATGGCTCATTTAGGCGTCAATTCCCTGCCGATCGTCAGCCTGACCCTGCTGTTTGCAGGGATGGTCATGACGCTGCAGATCGTCGATATTCTGCTCCGCTACGGCGCCCAGTCGACGTTGGGCGGTATCATGTCCGTGGCCATGGGGCGCGAATTGGGACCGATACTGACCGGCGTTGTCGTAGCCGGACGGGTCGGTGCGGCTATGACGGCCGAAATCGGTACGATGAAGGTCACGGAGCAGATTGACGCGCTCCGTTGTATGGCGACGAATCCGATCTCCTATCTCGTCGTTCCCCGTTTTGCCGCTTGCGTGATCATGGTACCGATTCTTACTTTTTACGGGTATCTCATCGGTACGGGCGGCGGCTATGCCGTTGCTATCGTCAGTGCCGGATTGAGTCACTTTACCTATATTAATTCGATCGAATTATTCACCAAAGTCAGCGATATCGCTTTCGGCATGATCAAGGCCATGTTTTTCGGCGGCATTATTTCCCTCGTCGCCTGTTATGAGGGAATGCACGCCAGAAGCGGCGCCGAAGGGGTCGGAGAGGCGACGACGCGGTCTGTCGTGACGTCGATAATCTTTATTTTCATTTGCAATTATTTATTGTCCATTATTTTGTATTAG
- a CDS encoding ABC transporter ATP-binding protein, whose product MIRLQDVTVAYGENVILNHIDLDIRDGETLAILGASGSGKSTILRLIIGLQKPNSGSVWIDGQDITSYNEDELDKVRMRMGMVFQYSALFDSLSVGENVAFGLRQHRRLPEAEVQAVVREKLHLVGLDGIEQMMPNDLSGGMKKRVSLARAIALEPQVILYDEPTAGLDPLRCRDINQLIVDTQRHLHTTSVLVTHDMESAFYVADRMALLVDGTFRLIAAKDEFQHTKNRDVQLFIHGGVLPEEGERAI is encoded by the coding sequence ATGATACGTCTTCAGGATGTGACCGTCGCTTACGGCGAAAACGTCATCTTGAATCATATTGACCTGGACATTCGTGATGGCGAAACCCTGGCCATACTCGGCGCCAGCGGTTCCGGCAAGAGCACGATCCTGCGGCTCATCATCGGCCTGCAAAAACCGAACAGCGGTTCCGTGTGGATTGATGGGCAGGATATTACGTCCTATAATGAGGATGAGCTGGATAAGGTGCGGATGCGGATGGGCATGGTCTTTCAATATTCAGCCCTTTTCGATTCCCTGTCCGTCGGTGAGAACGTCGCCTTCGGGCTGCGGCAGCACCGCCGTTTGCCGGAAGCGGAAGTGCAGGCCGTGGTCAGGGAAAAGCTGCACCTCGTCGGGTTGGACGGCATTGAACAGATGATGCCGAACGATCTTTCCGGCGGCATGAAGAAGCGCGTCAGTCTGGCTCGGGCGATTGCCTTGGAGCCGCAGGTTATCCTGTATGACGAACCGACGGCGGGACTTGATCCGTTGCGTTGCCGGGATATTAACCAACTGATCGTCGATACGCAGCGGCACCTGCACACGACATCCGTCCTGGTCACACATGACATGGAGTCGGCTTTTTATGTGGCAGACCGGATGGCGCTGCTCGTTGACGGTACCTTCCGCTTGATCGCAGCGAAAGACGAATTTCAGCATACAAAGAACAGGGATGTACAACTGTTTATTCATGGCGGCGTACTTCCTGAAGAAGGAGAGAGAGCCATATGA
- a CDS encoding MlaD family protein, with product MNWSAEAKVGLVTIVGVLLFTFVVVSLAHTEVFGKPGYPLHILFKDANGLHPGNSVRYVGVNVGKVESVTPSKDGVDVRIKLNKGTEIPRDSKASITTDGLLGEKIVSITAGEDRENLAAEGDYLSGSDAKTVNDMMKSADKLLTNVNLMMRNVNTVIGDEKTQAAMRGSLQNLEALTGNANGMMEANAGNVQQMTANMAAMTTALNESVQRLDGDGSLSDNMRATVGNIKSISDRFENIARSMESIATDPQSSADIKTTLRNTAQISDKVNHFFGGKGDIKMDGDVGLLYNDTKNESRGHVNFKVYRGNTFALLGAENIGGGTGLDLQYGRRSRFFDSRIGLINGDLGGGLDFFVDKPFRLSLEGYNPDDWRYRLKAQFRLTSNMYLFGQFTRPMDRSDGGNYYGINYVF from the coding sequence ATGAATTGGAGTGCAGAAGCGAAAGTCGGCCTGGTCACTATCGTCGGCGTTTTGCTGTTTACCTTTGTCGTTGTTTCTCTGGCGCATACGGAGGTTTTCGGAAAGCCGGGCTATCCGCTGCATATCCTGTTCAAGGATGCCAACGGGCTACATCCGGGAAACTCCGTTCGCTATGTCGGCGTCAATGTCGGGAAAGTGGAGAGCGTGACGCCGTCGAAGGATGGTGTCGACGTCAGGATCAAGTTGAATAAGGGAACGGAAATTCCCCGCGATTCGAAAGCGTCGATTACGACGGACGGTCTTTTAGGGGAAAAGATCGTTTCCATCACAGCCGGTGAAGATCGTGAAAATCTGGCGGCAGAAGGCGACTATTTGAGCGGCAGTGATGCTAAGACCGTCAACGATATGATGAAGAGCGCCGATAAATTGCTGACTAACGTCAATCTGATGATGCGTAATGTCAATACGGTTATTGGCGATGAAAAGACGCAGGCCGCCATGCGCGGCTCTCTGCAGAATCTGGAAGCGCTGACAGGCAACGCCAACGGCATGATGGAAGCAAATGCCGGTAATGTGCAGCAAATGACGGCCAATATGGCCGCCATGACGACGGCGCTGAACGAGTCGGTGCAGCGTCTGGACGGTGACGGCTCCCTGTCCGATAATATGCGGGCCACTGTGGGGAATATCAAATCCATATCCGACCGTTTTGAAAACATAGCCCGTTCCATGGAGAGTATTGCAACGGATCCGCAAAGCAGTGCCGATATCAAGACGACGCTCCGCAATACGGCGCAGATATCGGACAAGGTCAACCATTTTTTCGGCGGTAAAGGCGACATCAAAATGGACGGCGATGTGGGCCTGTTATATAACGATACGAAAAATGAAAGCCGTGGTCACGTAAATTTTAAGGTGTACCGCGGCAATACATTCGCTCTGCTGGGAGCTGAAAATATTGGCGGCGGTACGGGGCTGGATTTGCAATATGGGCGGCGAAGCCGTTTTTTTGACAGTCGTATCGGCCTGATCAACGGTGATCTCGGCGGCGGCTTGGATTTCTTTGTCGATAAACCGTTCCGCTTGTCTTTGGAAGGATATAATCCTGATGACTGGCGGTATCGGCTGAAAGCGCAGTTCCGCCTGACTTCGAATATGTATCTTTTCGGCCAGTTTACGCGGCCCATGGACCGCAGTGACGGCGGCAATTATTACGGTATCAATTATGTCTTTTAA
- a CDS encoding TolC family protein has product MNKHLYTRILTAMVITSIGTAASAAAPVQPVALEQPVTANTQVAAGQADQAARQAAAAKLIAERNADVPPALREELAQKIQQDMQKLAAKAAKQKEADPVIVVGHVASNQAVELNLPKTVQMALDYNRDIKMAHYSLKSAEYAIDEARASKMPQLDYTWSSSRAGSASTNTVNKFTNGLSLTLPLYTGGKAEGNIAVAQLSKTSAQEEVLRVEQETKLNAISAYYGLLAYEELQDVYDESVTNLQGHVDNVSARYNVGTVAKVDVLSSDVSLANAKTDAVTAANNVANAEASLNNILGLPVQTKLVLADHRLPFNEYTISLEEAIDYAMKYRPDVLQAGLAVQEAEETIGIAEAGHRPTVSIGASNGWSDTSFPGWDNRDWAITGGVSYSLYDGGATNAKIKEAKQSLLTARENEQKVRESVQLEVKKAYLDIRSAAQKVEATQTVINQAEENFKIQSVRYQAGVGINLDVLDAQLSLNEARTNNIQALYDYNVGIATLEQAMGVDVRSGVVIPSGTINTVVQ; this is encoded by the coding sequence ATGAACAAGCATTTGTATACACGTATTTTGACGGCAATGGTGATTACTTCCATCGGTACGGCTGCATCTGCGGCGGCGCCCGTTCAGCCTGTCGCCTTGGAACAGCCGGTAACGGCCAATACGCAGGTTGCCGCCGGTCAGGCCGATCAAGCGGCGCGGCAGGCAGCGGCGGCGAAGCTCATTGCTGAGAGAAACGCCGATGTACCGCCTGCTTTACGGGAGGAACTGGCGCAAAAAATTCAGCAAGATATGCAGAAGCTGGCAGCCAAAGCGGCGAAGCAGAAAGAAGCCGATCCGGTCATCGTCGTAGGGCACGTAGCTTCGAACCAGGCTGTCGAATTGAACCTGCCGAAGACCGTGCAAATGGCTCTCGATTATAATCGCGATATCAAAATGGCGCATTATAGTTTGAAGTCGGCCGAATACGCCATTGATGAAGCCCGGGCCAGTAAAATGCCGCAACTGGATTATACATGGAGCAGCAGCCGTGCAGGCAGCGCATCGACAAATACCGTTAATAAGTTTACCAACGGATTGTCCTTGACGCTTCCGCTCTACACAGGCGGCAAAGCGGAAGGGAATATTGCCGTTGCTCAATTGAGCAAGACTTCGGCGCAGGAAGAAGTTCTGCGCGTCGAACAGGAAACAAAGCTGAATGCCATTTCCGCCTATTACGGTCTGCTGGCATACGAAGAATTGCAGGACGTGTACGACGAATCGGTGACCAATTTACAGGGGCATGTTGATAACGTATCGGCCCGTTATAACGTAGGTACCGTTGCCAAGGTAGACGTGCTTTCCTCCGATGTGTCCCTGGCCAATGCCAAGACGGACGCCGTAACGGCTGCCAATAACGTGGCCAACGCCGAAGCCAGCTTGAATAATATTCTGGGGCTGCCGGTGCAGACCAAGTTGGTTTTGGCCGATCACCGCCTGCCCTTCAATGAATACACGATATCGCTGGAAGAGGCGATTGATTATGCCATGAAGTATCGTCCTGACGTATTGCAGGCCGGTTTGGCCGTGCAGGAAGCGGAAGAGACGATCGGCATTGCCGAAGCCGGTCATCGTCCGACTGTCAGTATCGGCGCTTCCAACGGTTGGAGCGATACGTCCTTCCCCGGTTGGGATAATCGTGACTGGGCCATTACGGGCGGTGTTTCGTACAGCCTGTACGACGGCGGCGCTACGAACGCCAAGATCAAGGAAGCGAAACAATCGTTGCTGACAGCAAGGGAAAATGAGCAAAAAGTGCGCGAGTCCGTACAACTTGAAGTAAAAAAAGCTTATTTGGATATCCGCAGCGCGGCGCAGAAAGTGGAAGCGACACAGACCGTTATCAATCAGGCTGAAGAGAACTTCAAGATTCAATCTGTCCGCTATCAGGCCGGCGTCGGCATCAATCTGGATGTCCTCGATGCGCAGCTCAGCCTGAATGAAGCGAGAACCAATAATATCCAGGCGTTGTATGATTATAATGTCGGAATCGCCACGTTGGAACAGGCTATGGGGGTAGATGTCCGTTCCGGCGTCGTCATTCCGTCCGGCACGATAAATACGGTTGTTCAGTAG